The Myxococcota bacterium DNA segment TCCTCGCCGATCTGCGTGATCTCGTTGTTCTCGACCACGGAGATGTTGTTGTCGGCCGCCGCGACCGCGAACAGGCAGCGCAACAGGTCGATGCGCTGCGCGCGGTTCGACATCTCCTTGAACTGGCGCGTCACGAGATAGTTCTCGGTGCCCGCGAGCGCGGTGGCCTGGGTCTTCGCCATCTGCACCACCAGGAGCGCCTGAGCTTCGCTGAGCGTCGAGTATTCGCGCACCAGCTTCAGCATCTGCTCGGTCTCCTCGCGCGAGATCTCGAGGTCGGCCCGCGCCACGCGGGCGAGCACGTAGGCGAACGCGGCCAGGAAGCGCGCCTCGGCCGGCGGCAGCGCGTCGAGCTCGCGCGCGATGCGCCGCACCGTCGCCGTGTCGCGCGCGTCGTTGGCGCCGCGATCCTCGAGTCCCACCAGCCGCCGCAGCGCTCTCATGGGGGGCCTATATGGGGCAGCGGGGCCACGAGTTCAACTCCTTGCGGGCTCCCGCCCCCCGCGCATACGATACGCGCCGCGCCGCCAGGGCGGGGCAGCCCCCGTCGCGCCAGCCGGGCGCGGCAACCGGTTTTCGGGAGGATTTTCGCTTGGAGAACCCAGACACGTTCCGCGCCGACGTCGCGAAGTGGCTCGAGGAGAACTGCCCGCCATCGATGCGCAAGCCCATGGGCTCCGAGGAGGAGGCCAACTGGGGCGGCCGGCGCAAGCAGTACGCGAACCCCGAGGAGAAGCTCTGGCTCGACCGCATGGCCGCCCGCGGCTGGACCTGCCCGACCTGGCCGAAAGAGTACGGCGGCGGCGGACTCACTGCGGCGCAGGCGCGCGTGCTGGCCGACGAGCTGCGCAAGATCCGCGCGCGCCCGCCGCTGATCAGCTTCGGCATCACCATGCTCGGCCCCGTCCTGCTCGAGTACGGCAACGAGGAGCAGAAGCGCGAGCACCTGCCCAAGATCGTGCGCGGCGAGATCCGCTGGTGTCAGGGCTACAGCGAGCCCGGCGCGGGCTCCGACCTGGCGGGCCTGCAGACGCGCGCCGAGGACAAGGGCGACCACTATCTCGTGAACGGCCAGAAGATCTGGACCTCGTACGCGAACTACGCGGACTGGATCTTCTGTCTGGTGCGCACCGACCCCAACGCCGCCAAGCACGACGGCATCTCGTTCCTCTTGTTCGACATGGAGTCACCGG contains these protein-coding regions:
- a CDS encoding TerB family tellurite resistance protein, with product MRALRRLVGLEDRGANDARDTATVRRIARELDALPPAEARFLAAFAYVLARVARADLEISREETEQMLKLVREYSTLSEAQALLVVQMAKTQATALAGTENYLVTRQFKEMSNRAQRIDLLRCLFAVAAADNNISVVENNEITQIGEELGFDSREIAAVRAAYRDQLSVLKDVPE
- a CDS encoding acyl-CoA dehydrogenase family protein; amino-acid sequence: MENPDTFRADVAKWLEENCPPSMRKPMGSEEEANWGGRRKQYANPEEKLWLDRMAARGWTCPTWPKEYGGGGLTAAQARVLADELRKIRARPPLISFGITMLGPVLLEYGNEEQKREHLPKIVRGEIRWCQGYSEPGAGSDLAGLQTRAEDKGDHYLVNGQKIWTSYANYADWIFCLVRTDPNAAKHDGISFLLFDMESPGVSVSPIKLISGSSPFCQTFFQDVKVPKKNLVGVKNGGWTIAKKLLQHEREMIGGMGFGLAASGGGATMEQLAKEYCGDDSGRIADPVIRSEVVQHLMDQRVFATTVRRSVEEAKAGQGPGAASSMFKLYGTEMNKRRYELLVKILGSQALGWEGSGFSPRELATTREWLRSKGNSIEGGTSEVQLNIIAKRVLGLPD